From Cloacibacillus sp., the proteins below share one genomic window:
- a CDS encoding translation initiation factor, translated as MREKKNKKPTEGEGFSLSQQGPLGISLRALLGAEEAKPADSAAAEKDMEKIPPGPAPEKFAAEAKISKAALRRERAGRGGRTVTIVTLPQDYRGDLTALAKELRKALGCGSTIEDGKIVLQGDIMERVEAFFTKKGVTKVTKSG; from the coding sequence TTGAGAGAGAAAAAAAATAAAAAACCTACCGAGGGCGAGGGTTTTTCCCTCTCACAGCAGGGGCCGCTGGGGATATCGCTCAGGGCTCTGCTGGGAGCGGAAGAGGCGAAGCCCGCGGACTCCGCCGCCGCGGAGAAGGATATGGAAAAAATACCGCCGGGACCGGCTCCGGAGAAATTCGCAGCCGAGGCGAAAATATCAAAGGCCGCCCTGCGGCGCGAACGCGCGGGACGCGGCGGCAGGACCGTGACGATCGTGACGCTGCCGCAGGACTACCGCGGCGACCTAACGGCGCTCGCGAAGGAGCTGCGCAAAGCTCTCGGCTGCGGTTCCACTATAGAAGATGGAAAAATCGTCCTTCAGGGCGACATCATGGAGCGCGTGGAGGCCTTTTTCACCAAAAAGGGTGTAACGAAGGTGACAAAGAGCGGATAA
- a CDS encoding helix-turn-helix transcriptional regulator, giving the protein MIGDVVRKYRKLKGLTQPQLCEILNIHQTHISKIEQNKRCPSVELLAEIRRVLDIPLMELWRDENTEKVLSESLRAGSPSTAGEFCDPKTLEDTVADVMAQLDDIQKEKVLDYARGQLEVKRAKELIKIYRNS; this is encoded by the coding sequence ATGATAGGAGATGTCGTGAGAAAATACCGGAAGCTAAAAGGTCTCACTCAGCCGCAGCTCTGTGAGATCCTGAATATCCATCAGACCCACATAAGCAAGATAGAGCAGAACAAACGCTGTCCCTCAGTAGAGCTGCTTGCGGAGATACGCAGAGTTCTTGATATACCGCTTATGGAACTTTGGCGTGATGAAAATACGGAAAAAGTTCTCTCAGAGAGCTTGCGGGCTGGAAGCCCCTCGACGGCGGGGGAATTTTGTGATCCGAAGACATTGGAGGATACCGTCGCCGACGTGATGGCGCAGCTTGACGACATCCAGAAGGAAAAGGTGCTGGATTACGCCCGCGGACAGCTGGAGGTAAAAAGGGCTAAGGAGCTAATAAAAATTTACCGGAACAGTTGA